The following coding sequences are from one Formosa haliotis window:
- a CDS encoding phage tail tape measure protein, which translates to MAVVSGDNSLFFTAEIDTTGLKSDSADVVNIVQSLSSTIAKINPFAALAVSAAAAFATISTDAYNLARDFENAMKEVETISEATQENFDGIAESVFALSKVSPDGPEKLAKAYYQIVSAGYDGAQGLQLLEVATKAAVAGVTDTITAADGITTVLNAFKLDAAEAENVADILFKTVQLGKTTFSELAASMSTVAPIAAASNIDFTEVSAAIATLTKQGVPTAQAMTQIRAAIVGVNKVLGDGWSETLTLQEAFSVLADEANGSQTELQEMVGTIEAVGAILGTTGRNASGAASDLEAMSNAANSSSDAFERMASSNVNQLEILRNRLRGTTEDIGKAVLSMSNRMAAALNDLFEENDKLSRKYDEQADAINELYIEYTSLETTQERQIQILKEIESINPSIVSGIDDQTNAYDKLGQAVRNYNAYVLNKKITDEKFGEDIKNIEIVIEESQKISKKISANLYEEYGDFLKNLPKLTQTYQNELNSILDGEGDRLEKIRKIRELLIDRNSNLPSNARITVPFSEISDYDDQVRQVNTFGELLDKTNKKAKDFLTTLSDNSNDAPFIVEEIKGITTLNELYAKYGDFRTKAVVEAVKAQETYLNNQAITAAEIEKINNVTREQYSQNKNILKSSLESENAEIAKAAEKEKHSLNIKYLLVVGPQLKQIYKRLQMI; encoded by the coding sequence ATGGCAGTAGTAAGCGGGGATAACTCATTATTTTTTACAGCAGAAATCGACACAACCGGTTTAAAATCAGACTCAGCAGATGTAGTAAACATCGTTCAGAGTCTTTCATCTACAATAGCAAAGATCAATCCTTTTGCAGCGTTGGCCGTAAGTGCCGCGGCTGCATTTGCGACAATTTCAACGGATGCTTACAATTTAGCACGTGACTTTGAAAACGCAATGAAAGAGGTTGAAACCATTTCAGAAGCGACTCAAGAAAACTTTGATGGTATTGCTGAGAGTGTTTTTGCCTTATCTAAAGTTAGTCCAGACGGACCTGAAAAACTAGCTAAAGCCTATTATCAAATCGTTTCAGCTGGTTACGATGGCGCTCAGGGTTTGCAATTATTAGAAGTAGCAACAAAGGCAGCCGTTGCAGGTGTTACCGATACCATAACAGCGGCCGATGGTATTACAACCGTATTAAACGCTTTTAAGTTAGATGCAGCCGAAGCTGAAAACGTAGCCGACATATTATTCAAAACCGTTCAATTAGGTAAAACTACCTTTTCAGAATTAGCCGCGAGTATGTCAACCGTTGCACCAATTGCAGCGGCTTCAAATATAGACTTTACAGAAGTTAGCGCGGCCATTGCTACATTAACAAAGCAAGGTGTACCAACGGCTCAAGCTATGACTCAAATACGTGCTGCAATTGTTGGAGTGAATAAGGTATTAGGTGATGGATGGAGTGAAACTTTAACTTTACAAGAAGCCTTTTCTGTATTAGCAGATGAAGCAAATGGAAGTCAAACCGAGTTGCAGGAAATGGTCGGTACTATTGAGGCTGTAGGTGCTATATTAGGTACTACAGGGCGAAATGCCAGCGGTGCGGCTTCAGATTTAGAAGCTATGAGTAACGCTGCAAATTCTAGTAGTGATGCGTTTGAACGTATGGCTAGTAGTAATGTAAATCAGTTAGAAATTCTTAGAAACCGTTTAAGAGGTACTACTGAGGATATAGGTAAGGCCGTATTAAGCATGAGTAATAGAATGGCCGCAGCTCTAAATGATTTATTTGAAGAAAATGATAAATTATCTCGTAAATATGATGAGCAGGCAGATGCTATCAATGAGCTTTATATCGAATACACTTCTTTAGAAACAACACAAGAACGTCAAATTCAAATTTTAAAAGAAATTGAAAGTATAAACCCCTCGATAGTTTCAGGAATTGACGATCAAACAAATGCTTATGATAAATTAGGTCAAGCCGTAAGAAATTATAATGCCTATGTTTTAAATAAAAAGATCACAGATGAGAAATTCGGTGAGGACATTAAAAACATTGAAATTGTAATTGAAGAATCTCAGAAAATAAGTAAAAAGATTTCAGCAAATCTTTATGAAGAATATGGAGACTTTTTAAAGAATCTACCTAAATTAACTCAGACTTATCAAAACGAATTAAATTCTATTTTAGATGGTGAGGGTGATCGACTTGAGAAGATTAGAAAAATTAGAGAGTTACTTATTGACCGAAATTCAAACTTACCATCTAATGCCAGAATAACAGTTCCATTTTCAGAAATTAGTGATTATGATGATCAAGTTAGACAAGTAAATACATTTGGGGAATTATTAGATAAGACAAATAAAAAAGCTAAAGACTTTTTAACTACACTTTCAGATAATTCAAATGATGCACCTTTTATAGTTGAAGAAATTAAAGGTATTACAACGTTAAATGAGTTGTACGCTAAGTATGGAGACTTTAGAACAAAGGCGGTTGTTGAGGCTGTTAAAGCTCAAGAAACATACTTAAATAATCAAGCTATTACAGCGGCTGAAATTGAAAAAATAAACAACGTTACAAGAGAACAATATTCTCAAAACAAAAATATATTAAAATCTTCTTTAGAGTCTGAAAATGCAGAAATAGCAAAGGCGGCCGAAAAAGAAAAGCATTCTTTGAATATAAAATACCTACTGGTGGTGGGTCCTCAACTAAAACAGATTTACAAGCGTTTACAGATGATCTAA
- a CDS encoding UDP-2,3-diacylglucosamine diphosphatase: MQIPEGKKIYFSSDNHLGAPTQEVSLPREKKFVAWLDEIKQDAAAIFLLGDLFDFWFEYKTVVPKGFVRTLGKLAEIRDSGIPIYFFVGNHDLWMDDYFEKELNIPVYHKPKEFTFNNKTFLIGHGDGLGPGDKGYKRMKKVFTNPFSKWLFRWLHPDLGVKLAQYMSVKNKLISGDEDAKFLGEDNEWLIQYCKRKLETKVYDYFVFGHRHLPMEIALNDTAKYVNLGDWIGYYTYGEFDGKDLNLKTFETKL; this comes from the coding sequence ATGCAAATTCCCGAAGGCAAAAAAATATACTTCTCGTCAGACAATCATTTAGGCGCACCAACGCAGGAGGTCTCACTTCCACGCGAGAAAAAATTTGTAGCGTGGCTAGACGAAATCAAGCAAGATGCAGCTGCGATATTTCTGTTAGGCGATTTATTCGACTTTTGGTTCGAATACAAAACCGTAGTTCCAAAAGGCTTTGTACGTACCCTAGGAAAACTTGCCGAAATTCGCGATTCCGGAATTCCCATTTACTTTTTCGTAGGGAATCACGATTTATGGATGGACGATTATTTCGAAAAAGAATTAAATATTCCCGTTTACCACAAACCTAAGGAATTCACCTTCAACAATAAAACCTTTTTAATAGGTCACGGCGACGGATTAGGCCCTGGAGATAAAGGCTACAAACGGATGAAAAAAGTGTTTACCAATCCGTTCTCAAAATGGTTATTCCGTTGGTTACATCCAGACTTAGGGGTAAAACTAGCCCAATATATGTCGGTTAAAAACAAACTCATTTCTGGCGACGAAGATGCTAAATTTCTAGGCGAAGACAACGAGTGGCTCATACAGTATTGCAAGCGCAAACTCGAAACCAAAGTATACGATTATTTCGTGTTTGGTCACCGTCATTTACCAATGGAAATTGCATTGAACGATACCGCTAAATATGTAAATCTAGGCGATTGGATTGGGTATTATACGTATGGTGAGTTTGATGGTAAAGATCTTAATTTAAAAACTTTCGAAACTAAGTTATAA
- a CDS encoding MATE family efflux transporter, protein MEQSISLKHINTLAVPAIIAGISEPILSITDTAIIGNVNINPTEALAAVGIVGTFISMLIWVLGQSRSAISSIISQSVGADTLDAVKNLPAQAIFLITSLSLVIILITYPLAESIFKLYNASGLILEYAQDYYKIRVFGFPFTLFTFAIFGAFRGLQNTFYPMVIAIVGAVSNIALDFILVYGIPKYIPAMHIQGAAYASVIAQLIMAVLAGYYLYKKTEIPLKLTFPFNKEIKNFLFMILNLFIRTLALNTALFFASSYATAYGKNYIAAYTIAINIWFLGAFLIDGFASAGNILSGKLFGAKRPDLLIKLSNKLIVLGIASGIILALLGWMLYKPIGLLFTKQPEVLTEFYNVFWIVLAMQPLCALAFIFDGMFKGLGKMKYLRNVLLASTFLVFIPTLLLFDYFDYKLYAIFIAFTFWMAARGIPLIIKFRQLFLIPK, encoded by the coding sequence TTGGAGCAGTCCATTTCACTAAAACACATTAATACATTAGCTGTTCCTGCAATTATTGCAGGAATAAGTGAACCCATTTTATCCATTACCGATACGGCTATCATTGGAAATGTAAACATAAACCCTACCGAAGCTTTAGCCGCAGTTGGGATTGTAGGTACTTTTATTTCGATGTTAATTTGGGTACTCGGCCAAAGCCGAAGTGCCATTTCGTCTATCATTTCGCAATCTGTGGGTGCCGATACTCTCGATGCTGTTAAAAACCTACCAGCACAAGCTATCTTTTTAATCACCTCGTTAAGCCTTGTAATTATTTTAATTACTTACCCCTTAGCCGAATCTATTTTTAAACTCTATAATGCGTCGGGTTTAATTTTAGAGTATGCGCAAGATTACTATAAAATTCGAGTGTTTGGATTTCCGTTTACACTCTTTACTTTCGCTATTTTCGGGGCTTTCCGCGGGTTACAAAACACCTTTTACCCTATGGTGATAGCTATTGTAGGTGCCGTTTCTAATATTGCATTAGATTTTATTTTGGTATACGGCATACCAAAATATATTCCTGCCATGCATATACAAGGAGCCGCCTACGCCAGTGTTATTGCACAACTCATTATGGCTGTTTTGGCAGGCTATTACTTATACAAAAAAACTGAAATCCCGCTAAAACTAACCTTTCCATTTAATAAAGAAATCAAGAATTTCTTATTCATGATTCTCAATTTATTTATTCGGACTTTAGCCTTAAACACAGCCTTATTTTTTGCGAGTTCATATGCAACCGCCTACGGAAAAAACTATATCGCAGCCTACACTATTGCCATTAATATTTGGTTTCTAGGTGCCTTTTTAATAGATGGTTTTGCCAGTGCAGGCAATATACTATCGGGAAAATTATTCGGTGCCAAACGCCCAGATCTCCTTATAAAACTGAGCAACAAACTTATTGTACTTGGTATTGCTTCGGGCATAATATTAGCACTTTTAGGATGGATGCTGTATAAACCTATCGGACTCCTTTTCACAAAACAACCTGAAGTATTAACCGAATTTTACAACGTATTTTGGATTGTACTTGCTATGCAACCTCTATGTGCTTTAGCGTTTATTTTTGATGGTATGTTTAAAGGTTTAGGCAAAATGAAATACTTAAGAAACGTACTCCTAGCATCTACCTTTTTAGTCTTTATACCAACCTTGCTCCTATTCGATTATTTCGACTATAAATTATATGCCATTTTTATTGCCTTCACCTTTTGGATGGCGGCTCGAGGTATTCCGCTTATTATAAAATTTCGACAGCTTTTTTTGATCCCTAAATAA
- a CDS encoding universal stress protein: protein MKNILVPVGHSKNIDSHLQYAVDFAEAFGARLYVVQVYDVYLKAGTLVKIDHILERESLAYLQSILERIDTKNVEVVVKSFKGKLVDTLELICKTADIDLMLVEPRTNSIKEEVFLGKTSGKIIKHTNIPSLIVPEGYTFKPISNILMAIKSAIIKKETALRTLIQVQDKFQATVNLLLVKTPFYNEGDFNVSASLSSLITDTSFTENPTTFLGVLEHYKEHNPDLLCVLRRKRGFFTKMWEKNVILKKDFYSPIPVLVLRGVK, encoded by the coding sequence ATGAAAAATATTTTAGTCCCTGTAGGTCATTCAAAGAATATTGATAGTCATTTACAATATGCCGTCGATTTTGCCGAAGCTTTTGGTGCACGATTGTATGTTGTACAGGTGTATGATGTGTATTTAAAAGCAGGTACTTTGGTTAAAATAGATCATATTTTAGAGCGAGAAAGTTTGGCGTATTTACAGAGTATTTTAGAGCGTATTGACACTAAAAACGTAGAGGTTGTCGTTAAAAGTTTTAAAGGGAAGCTTGTGGATACGTTAGAGCTTATTTGTAAAACAGCAGATATAGATTTAATGTTGGTAGAACCAAGAACGAATTCTATAAAAGAAGAAGTATTTTTGGGTAAAACCTCTGGAAAAATAATAAAACACACCAATATTCCGTCGTTAATTGTACCGGAAGGGTATACGTTTAAACCTATTTCTAATATTTTAATGGCTATAAAATCGGCTATTATTAAAAAGGAAACGGCATTGCGTACATTAATACAGGTTCAAGATAAGTTTCAGGCTACGGTGAATTTACTATTAGTAAAAACACCTTTTTATAATGAAGGGGATTTTAATGTGAGTGCATCGCTATCAAGTTTAATAACAGACACTTCGTTTACCGAAAATCCGACCACCTTTCTAGGTGTTTTAGAGCACTATAAAGAACATAATCCGGATCTTTTATGTGTACTTCGACGAAAACGCGGATTTTTTACCAAAATGTGGGAAAAAAATGTAATTTTGAAAAAGGATTTTTACAGCCCAATTCCAGTCTTGGTTTTAAGAGGTGTAAAATAA
- a CDS encoding Mu transposase domain-containing protein, whose protein sequence is MEKQALKPLPEKRYEIKRQSRATVHKNSHIYFSKDRHYYSVPYQHIGKRVKVIYSDSSIEIYHQNELLTLHARQFKKYAYTTIKEHMPSHHQFISEWSSEKFISWASQIGLHCQTLIIKILDKKQHPEQSYKSCLGILHLAKKAGKQRLDKACKRALDYGSYNYNIIDRILKNGWDELDEDEKESIDIPKHNNIRGSQYYK, encoded by the coding sequence ATTGAAAAACAAGCCTTAAAACCCTTACCAGAGAAGCGTTACGAGATTAAACGACAATCCAGAGCTACGGTTCATAAAAACAGCCATATATACTTCAGTAAAGACAGGCATTATTACAGTGTACCTTACCAGCATATTGGCAAACGTGTAAAAGTTATATACTCCGATAGTAGTATTGAAATTTACCATCAAAACGAATTATTAACTCTTCATGCCAGGCAGTTTAAGAAATACGCTTATACAACTATAAAAGAACATATGCCGTCCCATCATCAATTTATTAGCGAATGGAGCAGCGAGAAGTTTATCAGTTGGGCAAGCCAAATAGGGCTACATTGCCAGACTCTAATCATTAAAATTCTAGACAAAAAACAACACCCAGAGCAATCTTATAAATCCTGTTTAGGCATATTACATCTAGCTAAAAAGGCAGGAAAACAGCGCCTGGACAAGGCCTGTAAACGTGCCTTGGATTACGGCTCTTATAATTATAACATTATAGATCGCATCCTTAAAAATGGATGGGATGAGCTAGATGAAGATGAGAAGGAGTCCATAGATATCCCTAAACATAATAACATCAGAGGTAGTCAATATTATAAATAA
- a CDS encoding 2OG-Fe(II) oxygenase — MSTLFEALVDAENPLYERIIDNLLTQQYSIIDNFFDANEVLELRQSIREKHEEDAFKKAAIGNRLNETIVKSIRGDVILWIDERYTNHAENLFFNKINDLVSYLNRTCFLGILHKEFHYAIYPKGTFYKRHLDTFQNDDRRKLSFVCYLNDEDWQPENGGELVIYTNENGVEVEKVIYPFPGRVVIFESQILEHEVKPVNTERLSITGWLKTR, encoded by the coding sequence ATGAGCACGCTGTTTGAAGCGTTGGTTGATGCTGAGAATCCGTTATACGAAAGGATTATTGATAATCTTTTGACTCAGCAGTACAGTATTATAGATAACTTTTTTGATGCAAATGAGGTTTTAGAACTGAGACAGTCTATTCGTGAAAAACATGAAGAGGATGCGTTTAAAAAGGCTGCTATTGGTAATCGTTTAAATGAAACGATAGTAAAATCGATTAGAGGTGATGTGATTTTATGGATAGATGAACGCTATACGAATCATGCCGAAAATTTATTTTTTAATAAAATAAATGACTTAGTATCGTACTTAAATAGAACTTGTTTTCTGGGTATTTTACACAAAGAATTCCATTATGCGATTTACCCTAAAGGGACGTTTTATAAACGCCATTTGGATACGTTTCAGAATGATGACAGGCGAAAATTATCGTTTGTTTGTTATTTAAATGATGAAGATTGGCAACCCGAAAATGGAGGCGAATTGGTTATTTATACAAATGAGAATGGGGTTGAGGTCGAGAAAGTTATATATCCGTTTCCAGGGCGTGTTGTTATTTTTGAAAGTCAGATTTTAGAGCACGAGGTAAAACCTGTAAATACAGAGCGTTTAAGTATTACGGGCTGGTTAAAAACGCGCTAG
- a CDS encoding HK97 gp10 family phage protein, translating to MAGLKPQFNRNQVQGIVDQFQTDIAKKLIRVLQYAGEQFVNDARKKGNYRDRTGNLRSSIGYMITHDGQTIESNFEGLEVGQNKAKELANRLAFEHPKGIALFGVAGMEYSAYVEAKGYDVISGSVVDQDFIVFVLNGL from the coding sequence ATGGCAGGATTAAAACCACAGTTTAACCGGAATCAAGTTCAGGGTATTGTAGATCAGTTTCAAACTGATATTGCTAAAAAACTAATTAGAGTTCTTCAATACGCAGGTGAACAATTTGTAAATGATGCTCGTAAAAAGGGCAATTATAGAGACAGAACGGGAAACCTAAGAAGCTCTATAGGTTACATGATTACACATGATGGTCAAACAATAGAATCAAATTTTGAGGGTTTAGAAGTTGGTCAAAATAAGGCTAAAGAATTAGCTAATAGGCTAGCTTTTGAACATCCTAAAGGAATTGCTTTATTTGGCGTTGCAGGTATGGAGTATTCGGCTTATGTCGAGGCTAAAGGCTATGACGTAATTAGTGGGTCCGTAGTTGATCAGGATTTTATAGTATTCGTTTTAAATGGACTTTAA
- a CDS encoding 6-pyruvoyl trahydropterin synthase family protein, translated as MSNIRITKQFTFETGHALYGYDGKCKNVHGHSYKLSVTVIGTPITDKTNVKYGMVIDFGDLKKIVKREIVDVFDHATVFNKNTPHVELANELEQRGHNVLLVDYQPTSEMMVIDFAQKIKQYLPTHIALHSLRLQETESSFAEWYASDNL; from the coding sequence ATGAGTAATATTCGAATTACCAAACAATTTACTTTCGAAACCGGCCACGCCCTTTATGGTTACGATGGCAAATGTAAAAATGTACACGGCCACAGTTATAAACTTTCGGTTACCGTAATTGGCACGCCTATTACAGACAAGACCAATGTAAAATACGGAATGGTTATCGATTTTGGCGATTTAAAGAAAATTGTAAAACGCGAAATTGTAGATGTATTCGATCACGCTACGGTGTTCAATAAAAACACTCCTCATGTAGAATTGGCAAACGAACTAGAACAACGCGGCCACAACGTTTTGTTAGTCGATTATCAGCCAACCAGCGAAATGATGGTTATCGATTTTGCACAAAAAATAAAGCAGTATTTACCAACTCACATTGCCCTACATTCGTTAAGGTTACAGGAAACAGAAAGTAGTTTCGCCGAGTGGTACGCTAGCGATAACCTTTAG
- the istB gene encoding IS21-like element helper ATPase IstB, which yields MNTKTLEHMKQLRLFGMHRAFESSLAPESINYTNDELIAYLVQSEWDDRQNRKIERLTKAARFRYSAVLEAIDYDASRALDKNQIQRFASCDFIKNSQNILITGSTGAGKSYMASAIGHQACLLGYKVAYYNTYKLFTLLKTAKADGSYLKQISKLEKQDLLILDDFGLKAMDNINRHALMEIIEDRHGKHSTIIASQLPVETWHKMIGEQTIADAILDRLVHTAHRLDIKGESMRKKLKNNTKFNHKGIDFEHLVYYAQFHPPQVAHFVRPIQLPTLLEIT from the coding sequence ATGAATACAAAAACACTAGAACACATGAAGCAGCTAAGGCTTTTTGGTATGCACCGAGCCTTTGAAAGTAGTTTAGCTCCAGAGAGTATAAACTACACTAACGACGAACTTATAGCTTACCTTGTACAGTCTGAATGGGATGATCGCCAAAACCGAAAAATAGAACGCTTAACAAAGGCAGCTCGTTTTAGATACAGTGCTGTTCTTGAAGCTATAGATTACGATGCCTCCAGAGCACTGGATAAAAATCAGATCCAACGTTTTGCTAGTTGTGATTTTATTAAAAACAGCCAAAACATCCTCATAACAGGTAGTACAGGTGCAGGTAAAAGCTATATGGCTTCGGCTATAGGGCATCAGGCTTGTTTATTAGGTTACAAGGTAGCGTATTACAACACCTATAAACTTTTTACATTATTAAAAACAGCGAAGGCTGATGGTTCGTATTTAAAGCAAATTAGTAAACTGGAAAAACAAGATTTACTCATCTTAGATGATTTTGGACTTAAAGCGATGGACAATATTAATCGCCACGCTTTAATGGAAATTATTGAAGACCGTCATGGAAAACACAGTACCATAATTGCTTCGCAATTACCAGTAGAAACCTGGCATAAAATGATAGGAGAACAAACTATTGCGGATGCTATTTTGGATCGCTTGGTACATACAGCACACCGACTAGATATTAAAGGTGAATCTATGCGTAAAAAATTAAAAAATAATACTAAATTTAACCACAAAGGAATCGATTTTGAGCACTTAGTTTACTATGCTCAGTTTCATCCGCCGCAGGTGGCTCACTTTGTCCGCCCCATCCAACTACCAACACTTTTAGAAATTACATAA
- a CDS encoding MFS transporter, which yields MKQKDPYAALRYKEFNIFLLVRFAMVFAWSMQFIVIEWEVYSITKNPLSLGIIGLMEVIPAVSMALFAGHIVDQSEKKSLLIKCILGFSVISFGLFLLTWPKIVGDLSQNVVLYSIYFLVFLGGFVRSFLGPTIFSLLSLVVPKKLYPNAATWSSSVWQMGAVLGPALAGFSIHLIGVHWSMCLIVAFSITALIALTQISKKPILNPKIGEPVMQSLKEGVKFVFSTKAILGAITLDMVAVLFGGAVALLPVFAQDILKVGPQGFGVLRAAPAVGAFITMIISAYIPLNKNAGMKLLVAIFGFGCSIIVFGLSTWFWVSVGALFFSGVFDGISMVIRQTILQLKTPDHMRGRVASVNSMFVGSSNELGAFESGLTAKLMGTVTAVVFGGSMTLLIVLTTGIFSPTFRKLDLRKDLEEHENEG from the coding sequence ATGAAACAAAAAGACCCTTACGCTGCCTTAAGGTACAAAGAATTCAATATATTTTTATTAGTCCGTTTTGCCATGGTATTTGCCTGGTCTATGCAATTTATTGTTATAGAATGGGAAGTGTATAGTATTACTAAAAATCCGTTGTCTTTAGGAATCATCGGTCTTATGGAAGTGATTCCAGCCGTATCTATGGCTTTATTTGCAGGTCATATTGTAGACCAGAGTGAAAAAAAGAGTTTGCTAATTAAATGTATTCTAGGGTTTTCGGTAATTAGTTTCGGATTATTTCTACTCACATGGCCAAAAATTGTAGGCGACCTTTCTCAAAATGTAGTTCTATATTCCATTTACTTTTTAGTATTTCTTGGCGGATTTGTGCGTTCGTTTTTAGGTCCTACCATTTTCTCATTATTGTCTTTAGTGGTGCCTAAAAAGTTATATCCTAATGCAGCGACATGGAGCAGTTCGGTGTGGCAAATGGGAGCGGTATTAGGACCAGCATTGGCAGGATTTTCTATTCATTTAATTGGCGTACACTGGTCTATGTGTTTAATTGTAGCGTTTTCAATAACAGCATTAATTGCCTTAACTCAAATTTCGAAAAAACCGATTTTAAATCCGAAAATAGGAGAGCCGGTGATGCAGAGTTTAAAAGAAGGTGTGAAGTTTGTGTTTAGTACCAAAGCCATTTTAGGAGCTATTACTTTAGATATGGTTGCTGTATTATTTGGAGGAGCTGTGGCGTTACTACCAGTATTTGCGCAAGATATTTTAAAAGTCGGTCCCCAAGGGTTTGGTGTGCTGCGCGCTGCTCCAGCTGTGGGTGCTTTTATTACTATGATTATTTCTGCGTATATCCCACTGAATAAAAATGCTGGGATGAAGTTACTTGTCGCTATCTTCGGATTTGGATGTAGTATTATTGTCTTCGGATTATCTACTTGGTTCTGGGTATCGGTAGGGGCGTTGTTTTTTAGTGGTGTGTTTGATGGTATTTCAATGGTTATTCGTCAGACTATTTTACAACTAAAAACTCCCGACCATATGCGTGGGCGTGTCGCCTCTGTAAATTCTATGTTTGTGGGTTCTTCAAACGAACTGGGTGCTTTTGAAAGTGGTCTTACAGCTAAACTTATGGGAACCGTCACCGCAGTTGTTTTTGGAGGTAGTATGACATTACTAATTGTATTAACTACAGGAATATTCTCACCAACCTTTAGAAAATTAGATTTACGCAAGGATTTGGAGGAGCATGAGAATGAAGGGTAG